A single genomic interval of Carassius auratus strain Wakin chromosome 30, ASM336829v1, whole genome shotgun sequence harbors:
- the LOC113049919 gene encoding zinc finger MYM-type protein 1-like, translated as MGKKKFNWCLCSLYSDSDKRAGDTSDPYRGPSSSSCLTGCPRAATNPTPGPHDISQSRAADPTQPVLRMFPKTTQGQKRRAFNPQWYSKYSWLEYSVSKDSAYCYACRHFSLPSASESVFTSQAGFSHWKKALYKDGGLTFHDRSDSHVNAMFAWREYKNHMLSDSGLMDLIDQEYKRKVEENRRYIKTIAEVLLLTATQKQAQRGHRESEDSDNRGNFIETLTVIANHDALISEKMREKGNAKYTSGTIQNEILECLANMVRDDIVKEVKESEVFSVISDESKDLQKKEQLSLVVRYYYSGAIHESFLDFQYAQDLDAKGLSDKIIQCLEKYGLNYKENLIGQGYDGAAVMSGKHSGVAARIQAEAKQAFYVHCNAHCLNLVLVDTVKSVAEVDCFFTLLQRLYGPYLAPSAIDFVHRRMCHSYFAPAF; from the exons atgggaaaaaaaaaatttaattggtgTTTATGTAGCCTTTATTCAGATTCAGACAAGCGTGCTGGAGACACTTCAGATCCTTATAGGG gtCCATCATCCTCATCTTGTCTCACTGGTTGTCCACGTGCAGCTACAAACCCAACCCCTGGACCTCAtg ACATCTCCCAATCAAGGGCAGCAGATCCAACTCAACCTGTGCTGAGGATGTTTCCCAAGACCACACAAGGTCAGAAAAGAAGGGCATTCAACCCACAGTGGTACAGCAAATATTCTTGGTTAGAGTATTCTGTTAGCAAAGATTCAGCTTACTGTTATGCATGTAGACATTTCTCACTCCCTTCAGCGTCAGAATCCGTATTTACGTCCCAGGCAGGTTTTTCACATTGGAAGAAAGCGCTGTATAAAGATGGAGGCCTTACATTTCATGACCGGTCTGACAGTCACGTTAATGCAATGTTTGCTTGGCGAGAATATAAGAATCATATGCTGTCTGATTCTGGGTTAATGGATTTAATTGATCAAGAGTACAAAAGAAAAGTTGAGGAGAACAGGAGATACATAAAAACAATTGCAGAAGTTCTGTTGTTAACAGCAACTCAGAAGCAGGCTCAGAGGGGCCACCGGGAGTCAGAGGACTCTGACAATAGGGGGAATTTCATAGAAACTCTAACTGTGATTGCTAATCATGATGCCCTTATAAGtgagaaaatgagagaaaagGGGAATGCAAAGTACACATCTGGAACCATACAGAATGAAATTCTGGAGTGTCTTGCGAACATGGTGAGGGATGACATTGTAAAGGAGGTGAAGGAGAGTGAGGTTTTCTCAGTaatttcagatgaaagcaaagacCTCCAGAAAAAGGAGCAGCTGTCGTTGGTAGTGAGGTATTATTACAGTGGGGCTATACATGAAAGTTTCCTTGACTTTCAGTATGCTCAGGATTTGGATGCTAAGGGACTTAGTGATAAAATCATACAATGCCTTGAAAAATATGGGCTCAATTACAAGGAGAACCTGATTGGGCAAGGCTATGATGGAGCAGCTGTGATGAGTGGGAAACACTCGGGTGTGGCAGCCAGAATTCAGGCAGAGGCTAAACAGGCATTTTATGTCCACTGTAATGCCCACTGCCTGAATCTAGTCTTAGTGGACACAGTGAAGTCAGTGGCAGAGGTAGATTGTTTCTTCACCCTCCTCCAAAGACtctatgggccctatcttgcacccagcgcaattgactttgtacaccgacgcatgtgtcattcctattttgcacccgc gttttaa